A genome region from Microplitis demolitor isolate Queensland-Clemson2020A chromosome 1, iyMicDemo2.1a, whole genome shotgun sequence includes the following:
- the LOC128667562 gene encoding uncharacterized protein LOC128667562, which yields MRTAYEIISAIIFVLINVVLVSVVFYFNQHPSKKYRNKKLNPEELADAIFQDIKTQPEYYTYEKKANGKYRVYKINRYEKSINTSKPTFTYKEEPEYEYPVDFDGNKSIPMNKNTFTIRHRSDGFEIPGVEKQFKCPNNYYWNKETSKCIEKPLCDKYDDSFLEIVDRYYSEIDNPSITPATELTNKRRHQRLYIKCSSKYNKPIIQSCMEVNEKIDFTILNSNSKKIPCKVYDVCQDFPEGTCHHYTINYNYDDALKVNHYYQCNNKVSVKHKCPHNYEFNEKYFDNNNVCIPKNHCRNDTDYYFTTSPNSYSICLSNKKIDKSCDGLGIIKLTNSTYQCKINKYLSYTEYSNYEFNGFTYNAKSYIGYKKYPLRNMVFDNWFHERFPNIWKIIENKHIKLPSTPINNDKLFKYNNMKKNYYENSNDMLIPTKFYFSTQINKWTLFDESKLINDINVYKMLNKFKPVRISVSNLFDQVYCKLDSEKYLNHMKSKSSKTGSTDYFRVELERSKFNLTKVEEFWIIINANIYHYKFISDTDNNINTTKLGPSKDYYSFIETSILQPVKINPVEIIASALREVEGMHYAYCIKHDNYFTVNKSSKIKNKIICHTDLMTLLEKDKDVITIDILKLNLNNLKSINNILPSDFPENEFSWDKLYVGKYYYDENKKQLIIWHNHLFVLQLKDNISKVLKNEIDTKKLKIENGKFEYNNFPTNVIDIVYTNVKNNNLYYHTNKHLTALTTTFSYYKINYEKPVVHWLSYIPLHPELFKSGEPSDKIEKGDIIDHIDIIYPKLDESTKRENLKNIINLEPFTLNLIE from the coding sequence atgagaacTGCTTACGAAATAATAAGTGCAATTATATTTGTACTGATTAACGTCGTGTTGGTatcagttgtattttattttaatcaacatccaagtaaaaaatatcgaaataaaaaattaaaccctGAAGAGTTAGCTGATGCTATATTTCAAGATATCAAAACGCAACCAGAATATTatacttatgaaaaaaaagctAATGGAAAATATCGTGTTTATAAGATAAATCGTTatgaaaaatcgataaatactTCAAAACCAACCTTCACCTATAAAGAAGAACCAGAATATGAATATCCAGTTGATTTTGATGGTAATAAGTCAATACCCATGaacaaaaatacatttacaatAAGACATAGGAGCGATGGTTTTGAAATACCTGGAGTAGAAAAACAATTTAAGTGTccaaataattactattggAATAAAGAAACAAGTAAATGCATTGAAAAACCTCTGTGTGATAAATATGATGATTCATTCTTAGAAATTGTAGATCGTTATTATAGTGAAATAGACAATCCATCGATTACACCAGCAACcgaattaactaataaaaggAGACATCAGCGTTTGTACATTAAGTGTTCATCAAAATACAATAAACCAATTATTCAAAGTTGTATGGaggtaaatgaaaaaatagattttaccATACTCAActcaaatagtaaaaaaataccttGCAAAGTATATGATGTATGTCAAGATTTTCCCGAAGGAACATGTCATCATTATACAATAAACTATAATTATGATGATGCATTAAAAGTAAATCATTACTATCAGTGTAATAACAAAGTGAGTGTAAAACACAAATGTCCACacaattatgaatttaatgaaaaatattttgataataataatgtttgtATACCAAAAAATCATTGCAGAAATGATaccgattattattttacaacatCACCTAATTCTTACTCAATTTGTTTATCTAACaagaaaattgataaatcaTGTGATGGTCTaggtataattaaattaactaatagCACATatcaatgtaaaataaataaatatctttctTATACAGAATACtcaaattatgaatttaatggATTTACTTATAACGCTAAATCTTATATtgggtataaaaaatatccacTACGCAATATGGTATTTGATAATTGGTTTCATGAAAGATTTCCAAACATTTGGAagattatagaaaataaacatataaaattaCCAAGTACTCCGATTaataacgataaattatttaaatataataatatgaaaaaaaattattatgaaaattctaATGACATGCTTATACCCacgaaattttacttttcaactcaaattaataaatggacATTATTTGATGAATCTAAACTAATTAATGATATCAATGTgtataaaatgttaaataaatttaaaccagTAAGAATATCAGTATCTAATCTATTTGATCAAGTATATTGTAAACTTGATAgtgagaaatatttaaatcatatgaaATCAAAATCATCAAAAACTGGCTCAACTGACTATTTTAGAGTTGAACTTGAGCGaagcaaatttaatttaacaaaagtGGAGGAATTTTGGATTATTATTAACGCTaacatttatcattataaatttatttcagatactgataataatataaatactacCAAATTAGGCCCTAGTAAagattattattcatttattgaaACATCTATTTTACAACCAGTTAAAATAAACCCGGTCGAAATTATTGCTAGTGCATTAAGAGAAGTTGAAGGTATGCATTACGCTTACTGCATTaaacatgataattattttactgttaataaatctagtaaaataaaaaataaaataatttgtcataCAGATTTGATGACTTTACTAGAAAAAGATAAAGATGTTATTACAattgatatattaaaattaaatttaaataatcttaaatcaattaataatatattaccaAGTGATTTTCCGGAAAATGAATTTAGTTGGGATAAATTGTATGTgggtaaatattattatgatgaaaataaaaagcaattaataatttggcACAaccatttatttgttttacaattaaaagataatatttcaaaagtattaaaaaacgaaatagatacaaagaaattgaaaattgaaaatggaAAGTTTGAGTATAACAATTTTCCAACTAACGTTATTGATATAGTCTAtacaaatgttaaaaataataatttatattatcatacaaataaacatttaacGGCATTAACAACAACGTTTagttattacaaaattaattatgaaaaaccAGTTGTACATTGGTTATCCTATATTCCACTTCATCCAGAACTCTTTAAATCAGGAGAACCAAgtgataaaattgaaaaaggagatattattgatcatattgatataatttatcCAAAACTAGATGAATCAACAAAAAGagaaaatctcaaaaatattataaatttggaACCGTTTACATTGAACTTGatcgaataa